Proteins encoded together in one Dermacentor variabilis isolate Ectoservices chromosome 2, ASM5094787v1, whole genome shotgun sequence window:
- the LOC142570880 gene encoding uncharacterized protein LOC142570880 has product MATLQHCVDSTSSGRSHPMQIQRNRQQRTQNSATPRRGECDEGRPDQKTGEGVCASRGLWPSMAVHRLYGPQTCTGVLRETLWSSGSFVAERERPSVFQHFYSASNADDGVPEPQYKRVLCDCDVGVIEQPAQSTQLLHFDVEHNGDEENGIEELRTGTNGKDVAMLHTTMANGSDDEQRDAALNERYRANSVPEASYGPVSTTHGTVPVAQMGCVRVDIGAWRSAGCQFPKTLHYGHQSIGCFCTCSPCCLVLRESAKADSGTGSRLARM; this is encoded by the coding sequence ATGGCAACACTCCAGCACTGCGTTGACTCCACTAGCAGCGGCAGAAGCCACCCGATGCAGATCCAGCGGAATCGGCAGCAACGCACTCAAAACAGCGCAACGCCCAGACGCGGCGAGTGCGACGAAGGCCGTCCTGACCAGAAGACCGGGGAAGGCGTCTGCGCCAGCCGCGGGCTGTGGCCGTCCATGGCGGTGCATCGTCTTTACGGGCCGCAGACTTGCACAGGTGTCCTCCGCGAGACGCTCTGGTCGTCCGGATCATTCGTCGCTGAACGTGAACGGCCCTCCGTCTTCCAACATTTCTACTCGGCTTCGAATGCCGACGACGGAGTGCCTGAGCCACAGTACAAGCGCGTCCTCTGCGACTGCGACGTCGGCGTAATCGAGCAGCCAGCGCAGTCAACTCAGTTACTGCACTTCGACGTGGAACACAACGGGGACGAAGAAAACGGCATTGAGGAGCTACGCACAGGTACCAACGGCAAAGACGTCGCGATGCTGCACACGACGATGGCCAACGGTAGCGACGACGAGCAGCGGGACGCGGCGCTCAACGAGCGTTACCGGGCTAATTCAGTGCCGGAAGCCAGCTACGGTCCGGTGTCGACGACCCACGGCACAGTGCCCGTCGCGCAGATGGGCTGCGTACGTGTCGACATCGGTGCATGGCGCAGTGCGGGTTGTCAATTTCCCAAAACACTGCACTACGGCCATCAATCCATCGGCTGTTTTTGCACCTGCTCTCCGTGCTGCCTTGTGCTGCGAGAAAGTGCAAAGGCTGACTCGGGCACTGGCAGCCGATTGGCCAGGATGTAG